In a genomic window of Nodosilinea sp. E11:
- a CDS encoding ABC transporter substrate-binding protein — protein MLPRQIVVISALGTLFLGACASSPPTATTGENAAVASASDPLVSVKAGHLVALDMAPLFVGVESGCFEQNGLAVETVFFTNPGDNNAALAGGQIDFSTNPFTLPFFAANSGVPIKTVAAAGGWGVMQVIIDSAYEVESMADLAAFVANNPNEKLKIATLRGDTLELILVDGLEQAGIDLDAFEMVYFDDLLAMVDAFRLGQVDVLSHIKPYTTQFVASGAANVITDNAEVWSPTTPNTVVSVLEKTLRDRPEVVEAYIQGLQCAAAMINTDPQQAIDLLTDGNYYRVEDGVLLTAFETQPSPITFTPDLDAIQTVVDRMVQLDYIKADVPAKDIFDISIVKDLEQ, from the coding sequence ATGCTGCCCAGGCAAATTGTCGTCATTTCTGCCTTAGGAACGTTGTTTTTAGGGGCTTGTGCTTCATCGCCACCTACCGCTACCACTGGCGAGAATGCGGCGGTAGCCTCTGCGTCAGATCCGCTGGTATCGGTAAAGGCGGGCCACCTAGTGGCGTTAGACATGGCACCGCTGTTCGTCGGGGTAGAGTCAGGCTGTTTTGAACAAAACGGGTTGGCGGTAGAGACGGTTTTCTTCACAAACCCCGGTGACAACAATGCCGCTTTAGCCGGTGGGCAGATAGATTTCAGCACTAACCCATTCACCCTACCGTTCTTTGCCGCCAATAGCGGTGTGCCCATCAAAACCGTGGCCGCTGCTGGGGGATGGGGAGTAATGCAGGTGATTATTGACAGTGCATACGAGGTCGAATCTATGGCAGATTTGGCCGCTTTTGTTGCCAATAACCCCAACGAAAAGTTGAAGATTGCTACCCTGCGAGGGGATACGCTAGAGCTAATTTTAGTCGATGGCTTGGAGCAGGCAGGCATCGATTTAGATGCCTTTGAAATGGTCTATTTCGATGATCTACTGGCCATGGTCGACGCCTTTCGCTTAGGGCAAGTCGATGTGCTAAGCCATATCAAACCCTATACCACGCAGTTTGTGGCGTCTGGCGCTGCCAACGTCATAACCGACAACGCCGAAGTATGGTCTCCCACAACCCCTAATACTGTGGTGAGCGTTTTAGAAAAAACTCTCCGCGATCGGCCTGAGGTCGTGGAGGCCTACATCCAAGGGCTTCAGTGCGCTGCGGCCATGATTAATACCGACCCTCAACAGGCTATTGACCTATTGACGGACGGAAACTACTACCGGGTTGAAGACGGTGTGCTGTTAACGGCATTCGAAACCCAGCCTTCACCGATTACGTTTACGCCTGATTTAGATGCTATCCAAACAGTGGTCGATAGGATGGTGCAGCTGGACTATATCAAAGCAGATGTACCAGCAAAAGATATTTTTGATATTTCCATCGTTAAAGATCTCGAACAGTAG
- a CDS encoding ABC transporter permease, translating into MYQQKIFLIFPSLKISNSSMSKANYSWRHTLLRSMLPLLCGLVSCAVFIGLWEVIGTDSENPIAQVLPPPSKFLPVLFESDFKIGLGSQSATIYQSVSVTLIRVISGMTIAFVGSIICGLVISLSRWSELFILPILGLIAPIAPIAWVPLALVVFGVSNLTAVFIVFMGVFFTLTIATVAEIKRIPLNLLITAKNLGGDSFACWRFVIIPAVLPGVFTLLRLNFIAAWMAVLAAEMTGLRDGLGTVVMTGRNLFNSNLILLGICIIGITGFAVDRLLLAIQKKFFWWTI; encoded by the coding sequence ATGTACCAGCAAAAGATATTTTTGATATTTCCATCGTTAAAGATCTCGAACAGTAGCATGAGTAAGGCTAACTATAGCTGGCGGCATACCCTATTGCGCTCAATGCTACCCCTTCTGTGTGGACTAGTGTCCTGTGCCGTTTTTATTGGTCTTTGGGAAGTTATCGGCACCGACTCTGAAAATCCTATCGCTCAAGTTCTGCCGCCGCCGTCAAAATTTTTGCCGGTTCTATTCGAAAGCGACTTTAAAATTGGGCTAGGGTCTCAGTCAGCAACGATTTACCAATCTGTTAGCGTTACCCTAATTCGTGTGATCTCAGGCATGACCATTGCCTTTGTTGGGTCGATCATTTGTGGGCTAGTGATTAGCCTCTCTAGATGGTCAGAATTATTTATTTTGCCGATTTTAGGTTTGATTGCACCCATTGCGCCCATTGCCTGGGTACCTCTGGCCTTAGTGGTTTTTGGCGTCAGCAACCTAACCGCAGTATTTATTGTGTTTATGGGGGTGTTTTTTACCTTAACTATTGCTACCGTAGCCGAGATTAAACGCATTCCGCTAAATCTACTGATTACTGCTAAAAATCTAGGAGGAGATAGTTTTGCCTGCTGGCGATTTGTGATTATACCTGCCGTCTTACCAGGGGTGTTTACGTTGCTGAGGCTCAATTTTATCGCCGCTTGGATGGCCGTGTTGGCAGCCGAGATGACCGGCTTAAGAGATGGGCTTGGCACTGTTGTGATGACGGGGCGGAACTTGTTTAACAGCAACTTGATTCTGCTAGGGATTTGCATTATTGGCATTACTGGTTTTGCCGTTGACCGTTTGCTGCTGGCAATTCAGAAAAAGTTTTTCTGGTGGACCATTTAA
- a CDS encoding ABC transporter ATP-binding protein: MHQLSKQVILDCKNVGKTFQRDRNSAFEALMHIDLEVTQGDFVTILGQSGGGKSTLLKLLGGFILPTSGQVLFHGVPLEGITPRIGMVFQENTLYPWLTVEQNIGFSFKVRGKAKPQYALRVQEVMEHVGLFQARNLYPHQLSGGMKQRVSIARSLAIQPDVLLLDEPFSALDIQLRRRLQKFLLGIWQETAATMVLVTHDVEEAILLGQKLIVVGGQPGQIVEAVDISSATFRDRYSRSFLTLQQHLEQVIGESSDFLEPLNSVTPITG; encoded by the coding sequence ATGCATCAACTGTCTAAGCAGGTAATTCTGGATTGCAAAAACGTAGGCAAAACGTTCCAGAGAGATAGAAATTCGGCCTTTGAAGCGCTGATGCACATCGACCTAGAGGTCACCCAGGGTGATTTCGTTACGATTCTGGGTCAATCTGGCGGTGGCAAATCTACCCTTCTAAAGCTCCTAGGTGGTTTCATCCTCCCTACATCTGGTCAGGTATTGTTCCATGGCGTTCCTTTAGAGGGCATCACTCCTAGAATTGGTATGGTTTTCCAAGAAAACACGCTGTATCCCTGGCTAACGGTTGAGCAGAATATTGGGTTTAGCTTCAAAGTACGGGGAAAAGCTAAGCCGCAGTATGCCCTGCGGGTGCAGGAGGTGATGGAGCATGTCGGATTATTCCAGGCCCGCAATCTGTATCCTCACCAGCTTTCGGGAGGGATGAAGCAACGGGTGTCCATCGCCCGCTCTCTAGCAATTCAGCCTGATGTATTGCTTTTAGATGAACCTTTTTCAGCCCTAGATATTCAATTAAGACGGCGGCTACAAAAGTTTTTGTTAGGAATTTGGCAAGAAACCGCAGCCACGATGGTGCTAGTCACCCACGATGTAGAAGAAGCCATACTGCTGGGGCAGAAGCTAATTGTAGTAGGTGGTCAGCCTGGGCAAATAGTTGAGGCGGTAGATATCTCGTCGGCAACTTTCCGCGATCGCTACAGCAGATCGTTCTTAACCTTACAGCAGCACCTAGAACAGGTAATTGGAGAAAGTTCAGACTTCTTAGAACCACTCAACAGCGTTACGCCCATTACCGGTTAA
- a CDS encoding Lrp/AsnC family transcriptional regulator, with protein sequence MTTNNGASIQDLQNHEIDQLDLRIIELLQQNGRIPYRDIARAIETPEATVRYRMKRLLDDGIITISAFINTGKVRHENVAYIELKVQSDFFESVLDELISMESISYLSAATGEFDIMLEYIYKDNQDLLSFIGWLKRKKEVIDLNSRNILKIYKAQYPARVSQE encoded by the coding sequence ATGACAACCAACAATGGTGCATCAATACAGGATTTACAAAACCATGAGATTGACCAGCTTGATCTAAGAATTATTGAGCTTTTACAGCAAAATGGCAGAATTCCATATCGCGATATCGCTCGCGCCATTGAAACTCCAGAAGCGACCGTTCGGTATCGGATGAAGAGGCTCTTAGATGATGGCATCATCACCATTAGTGCTTTCATCAATACAGGTAAAGTGCGGCATGAAAACGTTGCCTATATTGAGCTCAAGGTTCAGTCTGACTTTTTTGAATCAGTGCTAGATGAGTTAATCAGCATGGAAAGTATCAGCTACCTTTCAGCCGCTACCGGTGAATTTGATATCATGCTTGAATATATTTATAAAGACAATCAAGATCTCCTTTCATTTATTGGCTGGCTAAAGAGAAAAAAAGAGGTCATCGATCTTAACTCCCGAAATATCTTGAAGATCTATAAAGCTCAATATCCAGCGAGGGTAAGCCAGGAGTGA
- a CDS encoding GTP-binding protein, which yields MKNLIPATVLTGYLGAGKTTLLNYILTANHGKRIAVIVNEFGEVGIDNQLVVDADEEIFEMNNGCICCTVRSDLIRIVSDLMERSEDFDYLMLETTGLADPAPVIQSFFIDEVMRSRLLLDAIVTVVDAKYIWEHWDSSEAQEQIAFADVILLNKVDLVSPPILEELEQRIRGMNAIAKIHPTQHCQIPLETVLGVGAFDLQNALSIDPEFLDEDAHQHDQSVSSVSIQEPGVVDGDKLNRWLYQLVQARGADIFRMKGIVDMDHEDRRFVFQGVHMTLDGRPGRPWLPGEVRHNQLVFIGRNLDEVELRRSFGECLT from the coding sequence TTGAAAAACTTAATCCCGGCTACAGTCCTGACGGGCTACCTAGGGGCTGGTAAAACTACTCTCCTCAACTATATTCTGACGGCTAACCACGGAAAACGAATCGCCGTCATTGTCAATGAATTTGGCGAAGTGGGTATCGACAATCAGTTGGTTGTCGATGCTGACGAAGAAATTTTCGAGATGAATAACGGCTGCATCTGCTGTACTGTCCGTAGCGATCTGATTCGGATCGTCAGTGATTTGATGGAGCGCTCTGAAGATTTTGACTACTTGATGCTTGAAACCACTGGCCTTGCCGATCCGGCTCCGGTGATTCAGTCTTTTTTTATCGATGAAGTCATGCGATCGCGGCTGCTGCTCGATGCCATTGTCACCGTCGTCGATGCCAAGTACATCTGGGAGCACTGGGATAGCAGCGAGGCTCAGGAGCAAATTGCCTTTGCCGATGTCATTTTGCTCAACAAAGTCGATCTGGTGTCTCCTCCGATATTGGAGGAGCTAGAACAGCGAATTCGGGGGATGAACGCGATCGCAAAAATCCACCCCACCCAGCATTGCCAGATCCCGCTAGAAACGGTGCTGGGAGTGGGCGCGTTTGACCTACAAAATGCCCTCAGCATTGATCCAGAGTTTTTAGACGAAGATGCCCATCAGCATGACCAAAGTGTCTCCTCGGTCAGCATTCAGGAGCCGGGCGTCGTCGATGGCGACAAGCTAAATCGCTGGCTCTATCAACTCGTGCAGGCCCGTGGTGCCGACATTTTTCGCATGAAAGGAATCGTAGACATGGATCACGAAGACCGTCGGTTCGTCTTTCAGGGGGTTCACATGACTCTAGATGGTCGCCCGGGCCGCCCTTGGCTACCGGGAGAAGTGCGGCACAACCAGCTCGTCTTTATTGGCCGTAATTTAGACGAGGTTGAGCTGCGACGTAGCTTTGGCGAGTGTCTAACGTAA
- a CDS encoding DUF1097 domain-containing protein, with translation MKQSEALTISIGVLGGVDVFLTATVIPVPVWVTFTAWASFFIVGGGVQGFIKSIACNITGIIIAALSLLAIDLIGPSPLVAAICVGIGSAAMVQASKLPFTHGITPAIVWGFSQTVGTVAVTGLSVTAALPNNPVLIAIAAMILGNIFGYLSEAWGKAMTTLPAVATAGEGGRKIRS, from the coding sequence ATGAAACAGTCCGAAGCTTTAACCATCAGCATCGGCGTACTTGGCGGCGTCGATGTCTTTCTGACCGCCACGGTGATTCCTGTTCCCGTTTGGGTCACGTTTACCGCCTGGGCCTCATTTTTTATTGTCGGTGGTGGTGTGCAAGGATTTATCAAATCCATTGCCTGTAATATCACGGGCATCATCATTGCAGCCCTGTCGCTTCTGGCGATCGATTTAATCGGCCCTAGTCCCTTAGTTGCGGCCATCTGTGTCGGTATTGGTAGTGCCGCCATGGTTCAGGCCTCTAAACTGCCCTTTACCCACGGCATTACCCCCGCGATTGTGTGGGGCTTCTCCCAGACCGTTGGTACAGTTGCTGTGACCGGGCTGTCTGTGACAGCAGCCCTGCCCAATAACCCGGTTTTAATCGCGATCGCCGCGATGATTTTAGGCAACATTTTTGGCTATCTATCCGAAGCCTGGGGCAAGGCCATGACCACTCTTCCCGCTGTCGCGACAGCGGGAGAAGGTGGCCGAAAAATTAGGAGTTGA
- the nthB gene encoding nitrile hydratase subunit beta: MKLQHSLGGLEGLGPVDFQKKVFVEQWEKRIFGIHTAMMGLSSHLKEALPQYAIEQVPTAFKDIWTWADLRRGAEAMNPFDYFKLRYYEKWLGGISGFFVEKGYISQEELDEKTKFYLKEGNVDPTPLPHKEAPAIDDQVIKYLELGDSPKRDADTQPKFAVGDAVIVKDMPAAEHTRLPGHLRGKPGIVDLVYDGCYAYFPGPSDGLGAPQPSYSVRFDPKDIWGDTLAEPGSTFYADLFELYLDAA, encoded by the coding sequence ATGAAACTACAGCATTCCTTAGGAGGTCTAGAGGGTCTCGGCCCGGTAGATTTTCAGAAAAAAGTCTTTGTTGAGCAGTGGGAAAAGCGCATTTTCGGTATTCATACCGCCATGATGGGCCTCAGCTCTCACCTCAAGGAAGCCTTACCCCAATACGCCATTGAGCAGGTGCCTACTGCATTTAAAGACATTTGGACCTGGGCCGATCTGCGGCGGGGCGCAGAAGCGATGAACCCCTTCGACTATTTCAAACTGCGCTATTACGAAAAGTGGTTAGGGGGAATCTCTGGCTTCTTTGTTGAAAAAGGCTATATCTCTCAAGAAGAACTAGACGAGAAGACCAAGTTTTATCTAAAGGAGGGCAATGTCGATCCTACGCCGCTGCCCCACAAGGAAGCTCCGGCTATTGATGACCAGGTGATCAAGTACCTAGAGTTGGGAGATTCGCCCAAACGGGATGCCGATACTCAGCCTAAATTTGCCGTTGGAGATGCTGTCATTGTCAAAGACATGCCGGCTGCCGAACATACTCGCTTACCCGGTCATCTGCGGGGCAAGCCTGGAATTGTAGATCTAGTTTACGACGGCTGTTACGCCTATTTTCCTGGCCCATCAGATGGGTTAGGAGCGCCCCAACCCAGCTACAGCGTTCGCTTCGATCCTAAGGATATTTGGGGTGATACGTTGGCCGAGCCCGGCTCAACATTTTACGCCGATCTGTTTGAGCTCTATCTCGATGCGGCCTAG
- the nthA gene encoding nitrile hydratase subunit alpha: MSMPGDEQFNYSSNRELESAAKVRALEALLIEKGIIGSETVNKVLDYFDSKMGPFNGAKLVAKAWVDPDFKQLLVSDCNAACEAMGMTTGMAGAEGEHMRVAENTASVHNLIICTLCSCYPWPTLGLPPYWYKDPTFRARAAREPRKVLKEFGLDLEASVDVRVWDSSGQIRWWVLPEKPPGADHLSEEELAALVTPEAMMGVAKVSAP; encoded by the coding sequence ATGTCGATGCCTGGAGATGAGCAATTTAACTACAGCTCAAACCGCGAGTTAGAAAGTGCAGCCAAGGTCAGAGCGCTTGAGGCGCTGTTGATCGAAAAAGGTATTATTGGCAGTGAAACGGTCAACAAGGTTCTAGACTATTTTGACTCCAAAATGGGGCCATTCAACGGCGCTAAATTGGTGGCAAAAGCCTGGGTTGATCCAGACTTTAAGCAATTACTGGTCAGTGACTGTAATGCAGCCTGTGAGGCCATGGGTATGACCACGGGCATGGCTGGTGCGGAAGGCGAACATATGCGCGTAGCTGAGAACACTGCCTCGGTCCACAACTTGATTATTTGCACCTTGTGTTCCTGCTATCCGTGGCCAACATTGGGGTTGCCACCTTACTGGTATAAAGATCCTACGTTTCGAGCCAGAGCTGCTCGTGAACCTCGTAAGGTTCTCAAAGAGTTTGGCCTAGACTTAGAAGCCTCGGTAGATGTGCGCGTTTGGGACAGTAGCGGACAAATTCGGTGGTGGGTTCTGCCCGAAAAACCGCCTGGTGCGGATCATCTCAGTGAAGAGGAACTGGCTGCTTTAGTTACCCCAGAGGCCATGATGGGCGTAGCCAAGGTATCGGCCCCCTAG
- a CDS encoding nitrile hydratase accessory protein: protein MFTRFEHFAASSLMGSDESPPRQNGQLAFSRSWEQVAFALAIALSKKGHYEWEEFRQNLIATIGDWEVEHNLDDPTWDYYQRWYTVLEKLVLEAGLVDKTELDKKLSVLLDCSRSHENSAEP from the coding sequence ATGTTTACCCGATTTGAGCATTTTGCCGCTTCCAGTTTAATGGGCAGTGATGAATCTCCCCCTCGGCAGAATGGGCAACTGGCCTTCAGCCGTAGTTGGGAACAAGTTGCCTTTGCCCTAGCCATTGCCTTGTCAAAAAAGGGGCACTACGAGTGGGAAGAATTTCGCCAGAACCTGATTGCTACTATTGGCGACTGGGAAGTAGAACACAATCTGGATGATCCTACCTGGGATTATTATCAGCGCTGGTACACGGTTTTAGAAAAGCTGGTTTTGGAGGCGGGCCTGGTAGACAAAACGGAACTGGATAAAAAGCTATCCGTTTTGCTAGATTGCAGCCGATCTCACGAAAACTCTGCTGAGCCCTAG
- a CDS encoding HupE/UreJ family protein, whose translation MRSKFSLVSSKKLAIAALTSISLGLLCAPAMAHHPFGGETPTNMVQGFLSGLGHPVIGLDHLAFVVTAGLLAVVFNRGLLIPVAFVITSLLGTIVHLLNVNLPAPEFFISASVLVFGLLLAMKNTLPAKVVMALAAAAGLFHGYAYGEAVVGAGMSSLLAYLIGFSTIQMAIALGVYATAKRLGHDGDQKALNLRFAGFSLAGIGAAFLSGVLLS comes from the coding sequence ATGCGCAGTAAATTTTCTTTAGTCTCTTCTAAAAAGCTAGCGATCGCAGCTCTGACCAGCATCAGTTTAGGGCTGCTATGTGCGCCTGCAATGGCCCACCATCCCTTTGGTGGAGAAACACCGACTAATATGGTGCAAGGGTTTCTATCAGGATTAGGTCACCCGGTCATTGGCCTCGATCACTTGGCATTTGTGGTGACAGCCGGGCTACTGGCAGTGGTTTTTAATCGGGGATTACTCATTCCGGTTGCCTTTGTGATCACGTCTTTGCTCGGTACTATTGTTCACTTGCTTAACGTCAATTTACCCGCTCCAGAGTTTTTCATTTCGGCATCAGTGCTAGTATTTGGGCTACTTTTGGCCATGAAAAACACCCTGCCAGCAAAAGTCGTCATGGCTCTCGCAGCGGCGGCAGGGTTGTTTCATGGCTATGCCTATGGAGAAGCGGTTGTGGGGGCCGGTATGTCATCTTTACTGGCCTACCTCATTGGGTTTTCGACCATCCAAATGGCGATTGCTCTAGGGGTTTACGCTACAGCTAAGCGGCTGGGCCACGATGGCGACCAAAAAGCACTGAACCTGCGCTTTGCTGGGTTTAGCCTTGCTGGCATTGGTGCAGCGTTTCTCTCTGGTGTACTGCTGAGCTGA